From a single Lolium rigidum isolate FL_2022 chromosome 7, APGP_CSIRO_Lrig_0.1, whole genome shotgun sequence genomic region:
- the LOC124671914 gene encoding uncharacterized protein LOC124671914 produces the protein MAPKRKPDGEAMVVEDDSTSADFAKPVFIVAERQDEQSSYSVFKIDGDCVAEPRRARPVAGMPGTEHGMSFVAAHSKSGSWIVAVGGGLRAGTVIFDPRTSKTYRGPRLSEPKHEPVLISHRGEVYAISRRPRVSGRMDLDPWFECLSFNKGAPTREDCPGAGWASWIDLPPPPFFPSVLNPYQFRNPPEISVTSYVAIGTHILISAQQDELMLGTYAFHVVNKAWEKVHDKNLPFIGQAVPLGKGSLFAACPLCNNDAAIVSVFNIKVSLSTTAPLLLTIKEFPAVVASDGRICRPLFCPLGMGRFCSVMLGALLQ, from the exons ATGGCGCCCAAGAGGAAGCCGGATGGCGAAGCCATGGTGGTGGAGGACGACTCTACGTCAGCCGACTTTGCCAAGCCGGTGTTCATTGTTGCGGAGCGCCAGGATGAGCAGTCGTCCTACTCCGTTTTCAAGATCGACGGCGATTGTGTTGCCGAGCCGCGGCGCGCTCGCCCCGTTGCCGGGATGCCTGGCACCGAGCATGGCATGTCCTTTGTCGCGGCGCATTCCAAGAGCGGCTCTTGGATTGTCGCTGTGGGCGGTGGGCTACGAGCGGGCACCGTCATCTTCGATCCAAGAACATCCAAGACGTACCGGGGCCCGCGGCTATCGGAGCCCAAGCACGAACCCGTCCTCATCTCTCACCGCGGCGAGGTATACGCCATCTCACGCCGCCCACGGGTGTCCGGCAGAATGGACTTGGACCCTTGGTTCGAATGTCTCAGCTTCAACAAGGGTGCTCCCACCAGGGAAGACTGCCCCGGGGCGGGTTGGGCCTCCTGGATcgatctgccgccgccgcccttctTCCCTTCCGTCCTCAACCCCTACCAATTCCGCAATCCACCTGAAATCTCAGTCACGTCTTATGTTGCCATTGGCACCCACATCTTGATTTCAGCTCAACAAGATGAACTAATGCTCGGCACTTACGCCTTTCATGTGGTCAACAAGGCGTGGGAGAAGGTCCACGACAAGAACTTGCCTTTCATTGGCCAGGCCGTTCCCCTTGGCAAAGGCAGCCTCTTTGCCGCCTGCCCTCTATGTAACAATGATGCTGCCATCGTCTCAGTGTTCAACATCAAGGTCTCCTTGTCTACCACGGCTCCATTGTTGTTAACAATCAAAGAGTTCCCGGCGGTGGTGGCATCAGATGGCAGGATTTGCCGGCCACTCTTCTGCCCACTGGGAATGGGCAGGTTCTGTTCTGTCATGCTGGGGGCCTTAC TCCAATAG